A window from Gottschalkiaceae bacterium SANA encodes these proteins:
- the bioB gene encoding biotin synthase BioB — protein MIEQVTDKIINGYEITKEEAMLLYELPVEELVKQANQLRIVFCGESFDLCTIINGKSGECSEDCKYCAQSGHYHTKSEVFPLRKEEIIVNDAIINEKKGVGRYSIVTSGKRASEKEVDKICSIYQSIREKSLIKLCASLGLLGYESLLKLKAAGVVRYHNNLETSRRFFPSICTTHTYDEKIQTIKAAQRSGLEVCCGGIIGLGETVEDRIDMAFELKALKIQSIPLNLLNAIEGTPLAGVEKVTQEEFIKIASIYRFIHPHAVIRLAGGRNLLTDFGRELFASGVNGTITGELLTTYGNDTDSDVKMIRKLGYRV, from the coding sequence GTGATTGAGCAAGTAACGGATAAAATTATCAATGGTTATGAAATTACAAAAGAGGAAGCGATGCTTTTATACGAGTTACCGGTTGAAGAGTTGGTTAAACAAGCCAATCAACTTCGTATCGTTTTTTGTGGAGAATCTTTTGATTTATGTACGATTATCAACGGGAAGAGTGGGGAGTGCTCGGAAGATTGCAAGTACTGTGCACAGTCAGGGCATTATCACACCAAGAGTGAAGTATTTCCTTTGCGGAAAGAAGAAATAATTGTGAACGATGCCATAATAAATGAAAAAAAAGGTGTTGGCCGATATTCGATTGTAACATCTGGGAAACGGGCATCAGAAAAAGAAGTCGATAAGATCTGTTCTATTTATCAATCGATTCGTGAGAAAAGCCTAATCAAGCTTTGTGCTTCCCTTGGTCTATTGGGATATGAAAGCTTATTGAAGTTGAAGGCGGCAGGTGTGGTGCGTTATCACAATAACTTGGAAACATCACGTCGGTTTTTCCCTAGCATTTGTACCACGCATACATATGATGAAAAAATTCAAACGATCAAAGCGGCACAAAGATCCGGTTTGGAAGTCTGCTGTGGGGGAATTATTGGTTTAGGCGAAACCGTAGAAGATCGAATTGATATGGCTTTTGAGTTGAAGGCTTTAAAGATTCAATCAATTCCACTTAACTTATTGAATGCGATTGAAGGAACACCACTGGCGGGAGTTGAAAAAGTTACTCAAGAAGAGTTTATTAAGATAGCATCAATTTATCGCTTCATCCATCCACATGCTGTGATTCGATTAGCGGGAGGGAGAAATCTGCTGACGGATTTTGGAAGAGAGCTGTTTGCAAGTGGTGTAAACGGAACCATCACAGGGGAGCTTTTAACAACCTATGGGAATGATACGGATAGTGATGTGAAAATGATTCGAAAATTAGGTTATCGTGTATAA
- a CDS encoding biotin transporter BioY encodes MKTRDLTRISLLTTMIAIGAFIKVPAPVVGSFTLQLTFVILAGILLGSRNGAISAAVYAFGGLMGIPWFASGGGFGYILKPTFGFILAFIAAAYISGAFREAAEEKRGYADVRWVATGAIVSTILVWIIGMLYLAVIYQHVLGTPFGYSAALLSIFSPALLADLILAIVISGAGVRIYQVVGHKRKGESRS; translated from the coding sequence ATGAAGACGAGAGATTTAACAAGAATATCTTTATTAACAACCATGATTGCTATTGGTGCATTTATTAAAGTGCCGGCGCCTGTTGTTGGAAGTTTTACTCTGCAGTTGACCTTTGTGATTCTTGCAGGAATTCTTCTTGGCAGTCGAAACGGAGCAATTTCAGCGGCAGTCTATGCTTTTGGCGGATTGATGGGTATTCCATGGTTTGCATCGGGAGGTGGGTTCGGGTATATCTTAAAGCCGACATTTGGTTTTATTCTGGCATTTATCGCAGCTGCTTATATATCGGGAGCGTTTCGGGAAGCAGCTGAAGAAAAGCGAGGCTATGCGGATGTGCGATGGGTTGCGACAGGTGCGATTGTTTCTACAATCTTGGTGTGGATCATAGGGATGCTGTATTTAGCGGTAATCTATCAGCATGTACTGGGTACACCGTTCGGATATTCTGCAGCATTGCTGTCGATCTTTTCACCTGCATTACTTGCAGATTTGATTTTAGCGATTGTGATCAGCGGAGCTGGTGTAAGAATTTATCAGGTAGTTGGACATAAGAGAAAAGGAGAAAGTCGATCATGA
- the bioA gene encoding adenosylmethionine--8-amino-7-oxononanoate transaminase, translating into MIWHPYTQMKNRKTPHKIIKAKGVYLHTENKVLIDSISSWWCMIHGYSHPEMNRAGIEQMEKFSHVMLAGLTHEPVEKLTAKLKEILPKDLDYAFYSDSGSVGVEVALKMAIQFYNNRGQKNKKEIIALKEAYHGDTFKAMAVGDDEDYHQVFSDKDGVYHIDIRIDSLERMIREKHQTVAALLVEPLLQGAAGMKMYDVSFLERARELCDEFDILLIFDEVVTGFGRTGRMFVADCVCPDIIVLGKALTGGYMGHAATIVNKRVYQGFYSDDPSKAFMHGPTFMGNALACTMSLKSIEIFLNENYMEKIKRIEKILKKEMKNLQSPQIKEIRVMGACACIEVYDPSVLEGFGEFAYERGIWNRPFLSFMYTMPPYIIREDELIEITNTLKAWFEKTEA; encoded by the coding sequence ATGATTTGGCATCCGTATACGCAAATGAAGAATAGGAAGACCCCGCATAAAATTATCAAGGCGAAGGGTGTGTATTTACATACTGAAAACAAAGTTTTAATCGATTCGATTTCATCTTGGTGGTGTATGATTCATGGTTATTCTCATCCGGAGATGAATCGAGCTGGGATTGAACAAATGGAGAAATTTTCTCATGTCATGCTAGCGGGACTGACACATGAGCCCGTAGAAAAGTTAACCGCCAAATTAAAAGAGATATTACCCAAGGATTTGGATTATGCCTTCTATTCGGATTCGGGAAGTGTTGGTGTAGAGGTGGCGCTTAAAATGGCAATACAGTTTTACAACAACCGTGGTCAAAAAAACAAGAAAGAGATTATTGCATTAAAAGAAGCCTATCATGGTGATACGTTCAAAGCGATGGCTGTGGGAGACGATGAGGATTATCATCAAGTGTTTTCAGATAAGGATGGCGTTTACCACATTGATATTCGGATCGATTCACTTGAGCGTATGATCCGTGAAAAGCATCAAACAGTAGCGGCTTTACTTGTTGAACCCTTGTTGCAAGGAGCAGCGGGGATGAAGATGTATGATGTTTCCTTTTTGGAACGTGCAAGAGAACTTTGTGATGAATTTGATATTTTGTTGATTTTTGACGAGGTGGTAACAGGATTTGGAAGAACCGGCCGCATGTTTGTCGCTGATTGTGTATGCCCAGATATCATTGTGCTGGGCAAGGCTTTAACAGGTGGATATATGGGTCATGCGGCAACGATCGTGAACAAGCGCGTATACCAGGGCTTCTATTCGGATGATCCATCGAAGGCATTCATGCATGGTCCAACATTTATGGGGAATGCATTGGCTTGCACGATGAGTTTGAAGAGCATTGAGATTTTTTTGAATGAAAATTATATGGAGAAAATAAAAAGAATAGAGAAAATTTTAAAAAAAGAAATGAAAAATCTTCAGTCACCTCAGATCAAAGAGATTCGGGTGATGGGCGCCTGCGCGTGCATTGAAGTCTATGATCCGAGTGTTCTAGAGGGGTTTGGTGAATTTGCCTATGAGCGTGGAATTTGGAATCGCCCTTTCTTATCTTTTATGTACACCATGCCACCCTATATCATTAGAGAAGATGAGTTGATCGAGATTACGAATACATTAAAAGCGTGGTTTGAAAAAACGGAGGCATGA
- the bioD gene encoding dethiobiotin synthase, whose protein sequence is MIRFIVGTDTDAGKTFYGRQLARKGACVIKPIETGFNSFKDISQSDAYGYSEIMGKNLEEINTYFFTVPASPHLAAEIDQVQVDVDRVKVFILTQYRKCCEKNKKDGSCLSFFVELAGGLMVPLTRSFNQLDLIREINEEEEVGVDLVVGNKLGCINHALMTITLLRNANIRIQHLEINNYGKRPDLIMLDNAKVIREYLQSN, encoded by the coding sequence ATGATTCGATTTATTGTTGGTACGGATACAGATGCGGGAAAGACCTTTTATGGAAGACAACTTGCACGAAAAGGTGCGTGCGTAATTAAACCTATCGAGACTGGGTTTAATTCCTTTAAAGATATTTCTCAATCCGATGCATATGGGTATTCTGAAATAATGGGCAAGAATCTCGAAGAGATTAATACCTATTTCTTTACTGTGCCTGCCAGTCCGCATTTAGCAGCAGAGATTGATCAGGTACAGGTTGATGTGGATCGGGTCAAAGTGTTTATCCTTACGCAGTATCGTAAATGCTGTGAAAAAAACAAGAAGGATGGAAGTTGTCTCTCTTTTTTTGTGGAACTGGCAGGTGGATTAATGGTACCATTAACAAGAAGCTTTAATCAGTTAGATTTGATCAGAGAAATAAATGAAGAGGAAGAGGTTGGCGTGGATCTAGTTGTCGGAAATAAGCTTGGGTGTATTAATCATGCTTTGATGACGATCACCTTGCTTCGGAATGCCAATATTCGAATTCAACATCTGGAAATCAATAATTATGGGAAAAGGCCAGATCTAATTATGTTGGATAATGCGAAAGTGATCAGAGAATATCTTCAATCTAATTGA